Proteins found in one Quercus robur chromosome 2, dhQueRobu3.1, whole genome shotgun sequence genomic segment:
- the LOC126716177 gene encoding uncharacterized protein LOC126716177: MASLWKSKEVMSRPKRNDKCKKHPKHKQAPGVCALCLSERLSQLSTGSSRRTSTITGSSCCSSSLSSVSSYYSSSSASSCSSPTMHRSTTSISFLLSGKNVLTKSRSLAFVPRLKTGVDNDNNKKKKGGFWSNLLRPRTKRKEESLMHSRTMREMVNA; encoded by the coding sequence ATGGCAAGCCTATGGAAATCAAAGGAGGTGATGTCTCGCCCTAAGCGTAATGATAAGTGCAAGAAGCACCCTAAACACAAACAAGCACCAGGTGTTTGTGCACTTTGTCTCAGTGAAAGACTCTCTCAATTATCAACTGGTAGTTCACGTAGAACCTCTACAATTACGGGTTCTTCCTGCTGTTCTTCTTCTCTTAGTTCTGTCTCATCatattattcttcttcttcggcCTCTTCTTGTTCATCTCCAACAATGCATCGTTCTACTACTTCGATATCTTTCTTGTTAAGCGGCAAGAATGTGCTCACCAAGAGTAGATCTTTGGCTTTTGTTCCAAGATTGAAAACTGGGGttgataatgataataataagaagaagaaaggtgggttttggtccAATTTGCTTCGGCCAAGAACTAAGCGGAAGGAGGAGAGTTTGATGCACTCTAGGACCATGAGAGAGATGGTGAATGCTTAA